Within Solea solea chromosome 1, fSolSol10.1, whole genome shotgun sequence, the genomic segment TATATCTGTCAGAGGGGGATAGTAACGAAGTAGATGTACTTCGTTACACTACTTAAGTCGTTTTTTTGAGGATCTGTTCTTtacttgagtttttttttttaatcaggacCTTAACTCTActacatttatatattaaaaaatacactttCACTCCATTACCTAGTTACTTGTTAcaaattaaaatagaaatataattAATCTGGGATTATCTGGAATGGGCGTGTCCTAGAGGAACAACATACCATACGCATGAAGATTCGAGGTAAGGGCAGGATGCACGGGGCGGCGGAGATCAACATGTCTTCCTCCGCAGTTAACATTGATGAGGAAGACATGGAAAATGTTACCACACTGACAGCATCTCCTTCGGTAGACGACGACAGTCACCCGTGGTCTGACTGGCAACAATGTTTGGCTACCTTGGGATGGGGGAAAATCCAGAATGAAGTGCCTCGAGATGAAGGCGTTTAAGAACTCTCCATCCAACCATTTTTTAACCagttttggttgttttgcttctttttatGCATACTATAAAAATACTTTGTACTTTACTGTACTGTCGTACTTTTGATtcttgatacttaagtacatttaatgtgagcaactttaagacttttactcaagtgatTTTCTTATGGGTGAATTTAACTTTTCCCAAAGTCTTCAAgttttcaagtactttatacaccTCTGATATCTGTCATGGATTTACATTTGCTCattgttaaagttaaagtaactgtttccatttcttttgtaGAAACTGTGGTGTCATGCGTCAGAGTTTATTTTACTGtacaaatcacaaaaacaatgttAGTTAGTCAGGTGTTATAATTTCTACTCTTCGTGTACATGAAACACATCTTTGACATCTCTTTTAGTGCTGACGGGACCGTTAGCTCCATCAGTGGCTCTGCCACAGCGAAGGACCCATCTGAGCCTGCCAAGCTGGCCGTCAGCTTCTTTGAGAGTAAGAGCTCCTAATTTATTACAttctctgtgactgtgagatGAAGTTATTCTGACACGCTCAGTTTGAATTTCAGCAGGCCGTCTTGACCAGGTCTCCATATGTAAAtgcattacatgtcatttagcagacgctaaatgcattgagtttctgattggctgataagaTATTTGCATGAACCCTTTAACATCTAAGCCTGAAAATATCTGTCATAAAATGAAccagaaaatgatcctgtgagtaagtgcttttgtccatttttccaggcTAACTTTCAATTTCTGgctgttatttacaatttactgcatgttaaaatgtattgacaatttaaaaattaagaaaaacactgtagttagcagattttgcatgtttaaTTTGAACAGGATAAAacgtatttaaaataacatttgttttgtctcaATATTTCTCAaaaaagacgctgatttgccgtATGTATTGgtataaatatgtcatttcaATTAGCTTGAAGGTGCTGGAAAACCTCAAAAACTGTGGCACACAAACTTCCTCTGGCAGCACTTCTTTAATACATTggttattgtttatttgactGTGGGTGCCTTGTCACCACCAGACGCTCCCCCTGCTCCTTACTGGGTTCTGTCCACTGACTACGACAGCTACGCTCTGGTCTACAGCTGCACCGATTTTGGCATTTTCCACGCTGATTTTGCCTGGATCATGAGCAGAGAGCCCGCGCTGCCCGCCGACACCATGGAGGAGCTGCACAGCACCCTGTCCTCCATTGGAGTCAGTGTGGACAAGATGATCACCACCAACCAGGATGCAGCTTACTGCAGTGCCATGGACCAGTGAACGGAAACAGAGTGATGATACTGATTTGTACCTGCACGCAATAAACTCACTGAAACACAAGGGCAGGTTTTGATGTTGGCTTTTTCTCTGGGCCTCTGTGTTCATGTTCTGACAACAGTTGTCATCCTCGACAACTGAGTGGGATTCTGAATCagcatgtgttttttctttgcaaTTCAACTCTTTATTTCATAAACATAGACAGTATTGCACAGTAATATTTATGTTCCCATTCTGAGTATCCAACTGTGTGGACTGACCTTTCTTTGCAAGGACATAAAAACTTGTCTGCCGCCACAAGTCCATATTTCATTATTCACCCACAACAACAAGCAACAGAGAATGTTCCACAACACCAAGCAACACTTCAAAGCAACCACAGCAGCACGTTTACCTCATCATAGCACAAAACGTGGTCCCATGCCTACCTTCCCAAAAATCCATCGGGTAGCCACAACCACCCCAACCTTCATAAGGCCAAGGCCATATTTTGATGCCTTTGGTAACGCTGTATGGTCTCCTAACAGGCACAGCCTTGGtgactttattattatcatacccAACCCCCTTCCCCTTTATGTTCTATCACTTCTTCCCAAAAAAAGAGTTTGCTTGTATGTTTGGTTGAGACCGCCTTAGTTTCATATAAAATTTGGATTTTTACTTTACAATCCATGAAAGAAACTGTGAAACACTTTTTCATCTGATAATTTTGACTTACTTTGAGGATACTTTATCAAGGCTATTATCAAGTTtaatctcctttttttcctgagGGAAATGGTCTTCCATACAAATAACATCTCAAAGTTATGCTCTGTGGCTTTAACTTGTAAACTATCCAGCAAGTGCGATTCGTAACACTGACATCCTGTTACTTTAAAAATGCTATTTACAAACAAGCTTGATGGTCATTCTTTCTACAGGTTTATTTGCATTGATTTTGCACAGACAAAGAggaggcagcacacacacacactgcagtgttaTCGCAGTCCTGCGTTTACTGGACCATAGCACTGCAATAGTTTGTGTCCTGGTTGGTGGGGACCATCTTGTCCACATTGACACCGACGGAGGTCAGGATGCTGTGCAGCTGCTCAACGGTCTCCTCGCGCAGTGTGGGCTCCCTGCTCAGGATCCAGGACAGCTCCATGCGGAACAGGACGAAGTCGGTGCAGCCGTAGACCAGAGAGTGACCGTCATAGTCGGTGGAGAGCACCCAGTAGGGACCAGGCGGAGATACTGCAGGAGACACTTAGAATCAGTGATAACCGACAGACACGAGGTCCTAGTCATAATAAATTGTTGAATTTTGAAGGTCACAATATAAGTTGTATGAATTACACGCCCTCACAGTCAAAGGAGACCTCCAGTTTGGCAGGCTCGGCTGGGTTTTTAACCTTGGCAGAGCCGACGATAGAGTTAATGGTTCCATCATCCCTAAAAAAATTAGAATATATACACATCAAAATATAGAGGACGCatgacaaaaacatacagacaaATGAAGGTCCTTCTACCTCAACCAGAAACTAAAAACATTACAGCAACATTTCAAGTCAAGTGATGCACAGTTGCAAcaggtaaaataaatacagacaaataTTTGTTGAGCCTCTTCTGGTAATTCATTTAATATAGATAAGTAGCCAAAAATGGAAACGGTTATGAAAAGGAATTTCCTTTATATTTGTAGTTCAAACATAGTGAATCAAAGTCTTTTTGTAGtgagtgttttgtttgattgattAGATACAGGATGAAAGCTCAGTCTGTGATCCTGTGTGGCAGGAAAAGTTGGTGCACCCAGTGTTGTAATAATCCAAACGCCTGTATTTTCACTAACTTTCCTAAATAAACTGTGGGTTATCAACATTCAAGATGAAAGACAcgtcactctaccactgagctaatgtcactcactcctttttaatacttttactaaactaaactacattttATATCTACTTTtgatacataaatacatttaaatgtcatatacttttagatttttactgaattaatattataaaaaagtaatttcaacttctaccaaagtcattttctggtaagatactttgaCACAAGTATCCTTTTAGGTACTTTGTACAAGACCGGATAAAAGATGAGCATGtgtccattttaaaaacaatgttagCAATAGATCTGTGTGGATGAGAACTTTTATGCGAGTAAGAGTAAAACTTTATGTGAGTAAGAGTAAAACTTACAGCAGCTCGCTGTTGAGGACACCGATGACTCCAGGACTCTTCAGGCTGTAGGTGGCAGTGCCGCACTCACCTTTCTGGAAGGTTGTTGGGAGCTTCTGGATCTCATACCACTTCCCAATATACTGcacaacaaaaatacaagaTCAGACACATTTGGAACAGCGTGAACGTGTACATGCCACATTTGGAGCTTTGGTTAACAGCAAAGGAAATAATGGAAACTGTAGTATTTGTACCCTGGTTGCATTAAAGTTAGCCTGAACGTCAGGTTTGGGACATTTGCCAAACTTAAAGACCTGAGCGCTGGCTGCAAGAACAGACAGCAGAGTCAAGGACAGAACCTGCATAGTCTTCATTTTTATCAACACGACCTGCATGGATGAAAACAGACAGAATTATTAAGCCTTTGTGAATAAAACATCTACATTTCAGCatcaaaagggaaaaaaaagagggaaggaTGCACAGAGATGATCGACGCAGAGTCACGGCTGAAGCATGCTCACCTGTGTGTAATCAGCAATCACCTGAGTGCAGGATGTTCGGTCTCTGACCGTCTTTTATGGATCCACGGACCCACAGTTTCTTCAGTGACCTGTGTAATTATCTGGCCCCTCCCTCATGCAAGACTTGTGATGGTCGGTCAAGTGTGAAAACTGGCACCTGTCCAAACAGGCAGGTCACTGCTGTTATTGTAGTGTAGTATTAGTGGTCCAGTTATGTCACCGACACTTTCTTTTCCAAGAGAACATCAAATGCCAAAGAAATAATACAGATGCAAATTAAAGAATTAAGGCACAACGTGAAGTTATATATTGGGTCCTCACATTGTAGTATCTACAGCCTCAGTGATGTGTTAGACATTAAACCTGGTGTGCTGTCTCATCACGTTCCTgtgtcttcacttcctgtcctcctGCGTTTTCCCTCTTTGATGACCTGCACCATGTGATCCACCTGTGTCTAATTGTCTCCCCTCATCTAATACtacatggacaaaagtattcagaCGCCTGACCATTAATACAACATGGACTGTAATGACGTATTCAAATACATGGTCCCTGttttttgcagctataacaacttccacacttcttggaagactttcttTTTAAGATTTCAAGTGTTTCTATGATGagtttgtgtccattcattcactCTGTAGAGCATTCATGAGGTCAGGCGCTGGCTCACAGGCTCCAGTTTCCacttcatcccaaaggtgctcgatggggttgaggtcagggctcaaACCATGttcccaaacatttagaggaagcaatgtcatttttactgtttatttccACTTATTGTATCTCATAGTCTATAGTCTATAGTGAAAgctctaaaaaaaataagtagaATTGTATCTAGACGCCGCACACAGTGTTGCATTTGCGACCATTTTGTATTCAGTTTTTTCAGTGACTTATTTGTTAACTTGGAATTCTCttctattatattatttacGGCTCTCCCCCGTGCAGGACGCATGCGCGGTGGGTGAAGGAAGTGAAGTgatgtaaacactgtgtgtgtgtgccggttCTGGTGGCGATGGCCACATGTTGAGTGAATAAAAGCTAAGTCAAAGAAATAAACGTCGTGTTTATTCTAGTAAGAGTGAACATTATCATTCAGTACACAACAGTGTACACGGAACACAATTTTGTTGCAATGGCTCTGCACAGAATTAAGAAGGTTTtcaaaaaagcagcaaaaaataCTACAAAGTGACCTGTGAAGTTCAAAATTGTTCATATATAATATGAAGTATATCTAGAGTTCAGCAGTCTGATGATCTGGGGGAGAGGAGCTGTTCAAGAACCTGGTGGTCCTGCAACAAATGCTGCAGAACCTCTTTCCAGAGGCAAGCAGGGCGGTAGATGTCATCATTGTtagatgttttttcatgagacATGACGAATGAATACCTAATTTTGCAAATTCATCAAGTAGATGTTGACATATTTCCATATATAAAAAGTGTACAAAGTCTTCTAGTTTGCTTGCTGCCAACCATTATCTtatttagccaccagggggaaaCGGCACGGGTTGCAAATAGAAGTCTGTGAGAAAATGAGCCTATActtcttacttgatttatactgagagcaaacaaaacacttttcctGAGCAGTTAATGTTTATAATCACCAATTTCATGCTCAGGCATTTTTGACCAaaaccatgaaaataaagatgaagggcgtcttttctctctgttaaAGGACAACAATTTCCTGTATGAGCTTAACCAAACGACCGCCTCAGTATGGAGTGCAGGTAAATAGATGTTATTCATTtagtgtaataataaaaaaaaacattaagtacACGTTCTGTATGAAACATGGCATTTTTAAGTGGCAGGCCACTTTCAGAATTAGAGTTCAAGCACAATAGTGGAGAGACAGCTCCGGTTGAGCGGTTTGGAAGTGGTTTAATTACCATTATTAAATCAGGTCGTCttattgtatttttgtacaGGTTTGGACATCATTATATCACATGTACACTAACAGGAATGGcattcattttgttgttgtgtgtttgtcgtcttgtcctgtgtttctgtttcaaatTCTGCACACATTCACGTTGTATATACATTTACGACTCCAAGTCTattgaagacatactaaacatTATTTGAATTACTGCCAAATGGAATTGTTCTCCATCGAatagacacatttttattccttCCTCCCTTTTGTTTTCCAGATAAATACGATTGAAATTAAATATCAAAGTCCATAAAAATcctccatccacacacacatgcaacatgAACACTGTCTTTTAAATGACTTAGAGTACagtttttaacaacaacaactacatctgtaaaaacatttagtttgcCATAGGTAAAAGGTCACAGATGATATCGATGGTACAAATGTTATCCCTCAGCAGCTGGAACTGTTctcatgatgtgtgtgtgtgtgtgtgtgtgtatatttattgttgtgaggaccaaaaaggTGGCATGTGTGTTTAAGTACAAAGATTACTGATGGTCTTCCTGGCTGAAAAGACATGAGCGCCACCTGCAGGCACCCACGTGTCATAGTAGTAAATTGCAATGGGGGAAAATTGCAGTATAAACTGATTATGTCAGAAATCCTGAAACATAAACAACTGAGGAGAACTgaagagcaaaaataaaacccaaataACTGTTATAAACTATATAgaccccatggttctcaaactgcgtgtacttggaggaaaatcataaatactgttctactctTTTagcttattgggaataaatctgccccATGTGAAAAGTCTGCAGCTGACTTTGGTTGACCTATTGACACCGCTGTATTtaaacgttggtgataatggggTTACTTTAAAGgctgaatattttctcaggcaGTATTTGGTATGAAACGTTTGAGATATagacacaataaagaaaaactcGCCATTTGAGTAaataaagaagaggaaaaattataaaatgtacaGCAAATGTTTTTCTCCAGTATGTGATCTACTTCTTTCATATTCTTACATTCTTTTCATTCAAAAAGCAAATATGCTAATGTGATTGTTCTCTCCTGATCATCCACTGACCAGATGAGCTCATATTGTCcacacacaggaaaagaaaacaaaaaaaaacctctgcttTTAAACCATGCGGCTTTGATGTGTCTGCATGGCTGCAGCTAATAAGTCTTTCCTCTGAAGTGTATTAGCTGGAAATTGAACCTTCAgatcttttttcctctttcatttaACTTGTTTGTAGCCACAGGGCGTTGtctggaaggaggaggaaagaatTTTAATAGTTtgagcatttcattttcaagttttGGTGTCAACAGTTTCCAGCGGGACATCCCTAAATGTCAGGCCATAGATTCAGATTCCAACGTTTTCATacacatgttttattgtcaCGCTATTGTCACGTGAGCTGGCGCTGCCTCTACATAGCAACAACAAAACTGACAGAAATGGTGACTCATCCTGGAACAAAAACGACTAGTTTGACATACGAGGACACAAGCATCGTGGGAGGCATTCAATAAAAAGTGTAATCGAGACTTTATCAGCTCTGTGAtgctttaaaatattaaacacagacagaaaaagtaCAGTATTCCTAAAAACCTAGGATATTTACTTTGGTATAATTTTACTGAAGTGGATATTTTCCGTATTCCTTGTGTTCCGTGACCAAACCCACATCCATTTTCATATTTGGAAGAGGCTCAATACAAACACAGTCTGACCCACAGGCCACCCATCACATGACACTTCAGGAAAATCACAGGGGTTTTTAGGACATAAtttgacacagaaacacacgtcTATACTTCTGTAGAGCTACACTGCAAACTTTGACACAGCCGATATGTCACATGTGGCATTAGGCTATACTGAGATGACTccaaacattattttaattagaTAAAATATAAGTAAAGTCCCTGGTTAAATCAGGACTATGTCTGCTTTAAGAAAGAAACTGAAAGACGAAGAAGAACtcaaaaagttacttttttatctGAGTCAGAGGACTGGGGTCAACAACTCAGCTTAATCCAGACTTAAAACCACCTGGGCTTTTTAGTGTCTGCTCCAAAACTGTGGAAAGATCTACCTGGTGTTATCAGAGCTGCCCCAAACTGTTTTGAGTTTTAAGTACTTTCTTAAAATCCACTTCTTTGTGTTgacttttaatcacatttaagccTGATagtaatttatatttatttaattaggGTGCAAGTAAATTCTTCCCTTTATTGTGTGGTGTTATCTGTTGTTCTTACCGCATACACAATACAACCAAGGGGGTGTTTTTGAATGTACCATATGAATAAACTTTGACCCTAACAAAAATCTGCTGTTTTATAACTGTCCTACTGCTGTGTCCCCTGTGACTCCAATTTGCTAACAGTTTGCTTCATGTCCATAATCAGACTGGAGGCCACACAAAGACGGCCATTGATGACACAGAGAAACCAAGTGCTGCAAAACCTCGTGGAGAACGACAACTTTAATTCAAACGCCAGACTTTGTCAGAGAGAGTGAAGACATAATCTAGATAACACCAGGCCACAGAGGTAAGAAAGATATGgaatcatctatctatctatctatctatctatctatctatctatctatctggatTTTGTATTCATTGCTTTCCGTTTGTGTCCCATTTACATCTTTCACAGGTAACCAAGGCCTTCCTCACAATGAAGTTTTCTTTTGCTCTGGCCTTTGTATTTGTTCTCCCTCTCATCAAGGCTCAGGTGCCCCACTGGGGACCATGTCCAGAACCATCTGTTCAGCCTGCGTTCAACCTCAAACAGGTACAGACATCATACTGTATGTtaacaaaaatgaatacaaaaatgTATAGTCTTCAAAAACTGCACTCAAATTCTTACtcagagttttttttcccctctgaaaGGATGCATCATCATGTTTTATAAATATTGAAAGTGCACATTCAGCCTAACGAGTTCACTAATCCActgatgaaataaatgtcaGCATGATAGTGTCAGCACACTAttgtttgtcctgtttttttaattaatcattGAACTTATTCTCATTCCATAGTTTTCTTCTGGTCCTTTGCAGTATTTAAATGAATGCAATTATAATTTGCTTGGACACAATAAATTCTATGCTGACTTAATTTCACTATGTAGATTTATTCATAGTCTCCACGCACGCACAGTGTTGTGTAAATCATCTCTGAACTTGTTTGTTTCTGCGCTCAGTTTATGGGGAGATGGTTTGAAATTGCCAGACTGCCAGCCCAGTTTGAGAAGGGCCACTGCATTGAGACCAATTTCTCTACGAGGGCAGACAGGTCCATTCGAGTGGTCAGCTCTGAAATACTGTGAGTACATTCTGCAATTGCTTTGAGAAAATGTAGTATTAGCAGCtaatatttgtgtgtgcgtgtgtgtgtgtgtgtgtatgtatgaatTTTACTCCAATGtgaaatgtgactaaaacaGAAAAGGAGAGCTGAGGAAAATCGAAGGGACTGGAGTCGTTGAGGACATGAAGAATCCTGCCAAGCTGGGAATAAGTTATTCATATGGTGAGCATGTCGTTTGGAGAATGGCTGCCCCTGTTGTTAGAGTTTCTGAACATAAGGCCTGAGACGAGTTTTCCTCAGATTACTCTCAAGTGTATAGCAGTGATCTTCAATTGCTCATTTCTTCATTCTCATGCCTTCACCACAGTGTTGCCCTACTCTCCTTACTGGATCCTGTCCACTGACTACGTCAACACGGCCCTGGTGTATTCCTGCACAGACATCTTGAGGCTCTTCCATGTTGACTTCGCCTGGATCCTGGCACGAACACGAACCCTCCCAGAAGCCACCGTGGAGAAAGCCAGGGAGACCtttgaaaacaataacattgaTATGACCAGGATGATTGCCACCAAGCAGCAGGGCTGTGACAAAGATCTGTGAGCAGCGGtggaaaaataacacaagatGGCGCTATTGGTGACAAAGAAGGAGAGGATGAGTGTAGTAGACTCAGTTGTTACTCAGTTTGTGTCGGCTTGAAAGAGTTTCCCAACCTTTTAAAGACAAAATCAATGTTTACAGAAGAAAATGACTGCACACTTATTGCTATGAGGTTGGTGTTAGCATATAAGATATGTTTTCATTTACCAGCACTGCTGTTCATTTTGTTGAATGGAAAACATTAAGTAAATGGTTGCAGAATAAAATCTTGTATCCCACTAATTAGATACATAAGattgtaattaaataaaatcactAAAAATCACATCCTGTGCGCTTTCTTGATTTCTGAGTGCAATCTCCATTGCCACTATACTTAAAGAAAACCTTGAACAATTTTTAAtaataactaaactaaacattgCTTTTTAATTGACATTTAATATAATACTGTTCgttaaaatactaaaatactacaactaataataatgatactgtCTTCTAGAACTAGTAGTAGAAGCCACTAAGAAGAAGACTAAAAAGAAGAACTTATTTTGATTAAATGAACAATTGTTCcctcaaaaaaacacagtggactGAAGTAACTATACATGTGTACTTTAAGTACaatgctttaaaaatgtaatccgTCTCTTTCAAACGGGTGTTTCGTGGAAAAAAGACCGTCAGCACTTTGACGAAGCGGAACCCTTCTTTCCTGACTCGATTTTCTCGTCGGAATTATTTTCATACCAGATCTGCTGTGTAGCTCCTAAAATAGTGGCAAGCGGATGAAAATCTGACCAAATATAATCAGTATTTAGGGCTATTTTTTGTTCACCTATGCCACTAAAAGATCAGTCAAATTCCACCGCCATGAAGCCGGCAGTGGACGAGATGTTTCCCGAAGGAGCTGGACCCTACGTGGACCTGGACGAGGTGTGTTAGCTGACAAGCTAATTCATTATAGCAACGCTATAGTTAGCACCGgatgtctgtctttatttttatttttttatttaaaaaaaaaaaaaaaaagggccattTGACTTGGCTTAAAACGACAGAAAACCATAGATGACacagaaatacagtacatattgCAATGCAATAATGCAGCAACCTGACATGAAACAGTGAAAGGAAGCACTTACTGTGTTAATTATGTCTCTTATTATGAATGTGATTTACTTGAGGAATGCACAATAGGTTGCCTGAGCAATTTGTTAGCTGTGGTTTTGGTGGAATaatatcttgtttttaaaattttatttaaaaaggaacTTTTTGTTTAAAGGTACAGCGTGTAAATTGTAGCCACATATATTATTGATGTATATTAACACATTTTCCGTTTTAtttggcttcttaaatgttaatattttctggtttctttgctccatataacaaatgaatctttaaaactgaataagtttgctttgtggacaaaacaaagcatttgagaacatcaacattttctttttctgacattttatggatcaaacggTTACTAGatcaattgagaaaataatagacagattcatcgattttgaaaataatcattttttgtAGCCTAAAATTAAGCTCTCCGGCAGGAACTCCACACTAGTACTAATTCTAATGCTAATCTGACATAATTATGCCACACTAAAGAGCATAATTAATGGAAATTTAATCAAATGGCTGCCAAAATGTGTCTCAGATTACCATTTTAGTATTAAATATTGTCCTAACCGACACACATCATGTTCTACTAGACTGACAGATAttacacagtaatcattttaaatgttattcaaatgaaaatgagaataattatgtaaaaatgaccattccctctggtATCTCACAATTGcaaattcatccatccatccatccatccatccattttctaccgctttatcctccacatcagtcaaaaataatcgcaattagatatttattcagaatTGTGGAGGTGCAGGAACACCTATTTTCTCCATTCTCCTGaatggagaaaacaaacactgtactcaagttaaagtcattta encodes:
- the LOC131471934 gene encoding apolipoprotein D-like: MNALQVISIALLSVLAANAQVIMPGRCPKPAVQENFDTARYLGTWYDIQRLPHTFQKGQCCTATYSLKSPGVVGVLNRELLADGTVSSISGSATAKDPSEPAKLAVSFFENAPPAPYWVLSTDYDSYALVYSCTDFGIFHADFAWIMSREPALPADTMEELHSTLSSIGVSVDKMITTNQDAAYCSAMDQ
- the apoda.1 gene encoding apolipoprotein Da, duplicate 1; its protein translation is MKFSFALAFVFVLPLIKAQVPHWGPCPEPSVQPAFNLKQFMGRWFEIARLPAQFEKGHCIETNFSTRADRSIRVVSSEILKGELRKIEGTGVVEDMKNPAKLGISYSYVLPYSPYWILSTDYVNTALVYSCTDILRLFHVDFAWILARTRTLPEATVEKARETFENNNIDMTRMIATKQQGCDKDL
- the LOC131471943 gene encoding apolipoprotein D-like; this encodes MKTMQVLSLTLLSVLAASAQVFKFGKCPKPDVQANFNATRYIGKWYEIQKLPTTFQKGECGTATYSLKSPGVIGVLNSELLDDGTINSIVGSAKVKNPAEPAKLEVSFDLSPPGPYWVLSTDYDGHSLVYGCTDFVLFRMELSWILSREPTLREETVEQLHSILTSVGVNVDKMVPTNQDTNYCSAMVQ